In Microbacterium sp. SLBN-146, one genomic interval encodes:
- a CDS encoding nucleoside triphosphate pyrophosphatase, giving the protein MRVCLASTSPARLMLLGQFGIRPLTIAPAVDEEAVIEAVESAEARTLTPDEHVLLLARRKAADVAVRLADDIPDFDGIVIGGDSMFELDGEILGKPYTPENAIARWQAMRGRTGVLHSGHAVVRVGPGQQAREVHAVAAASVTFAADVTDAEIETYVATGEPLHVAGAFTVDSLGGAFIERVDGDPSTVVGMSLSTLRGLVRELGVDWTSLWNTTDPSLEPSTPL; this is encoded by the coding sequence ATGCGCGTGTGCCTTGCCTCGACCTCTCCCGCCCGCCTCATGCTGCTCGGGCAGTTCGGCATCCGGCCGCTGACGATCGCACCGGCCGTCGATGAGGAAGCGGTGATCGAGGCCGTCGAGTCGGCCGAGGCGCGCACGCTCACCCCCGACGAGCACGTTCTGCTGCTCGCGCGCCGCAAAGCCGCCGATGTCGCCGTGCGTCTCGCCGACGACATCCCCGACTTCGACGGCATCGTCATCGGCGGCGATTCGATGTTCGAGCTCGACGGCGAGATCCTGGGCAAGCCGTACACGCCCGAGAACGCGATCGCACGCTGGCAGGCCATGCGCGGACGCACGGGTGTCCTGCACTCGGGGCACGCCGTCGTGCGGGTCGGCCCCGGGCAGCAGGCTCGTGAAGTGCACGCGGTGGCCGCGGCATCCGTCACCTTCGCCGCCGATGTGACGGATGCCGAGATCGAGACCTACGTCGCGACAGGTGAGCCGCTGCATGTCGCGGGTGCCTTCACCGTCGACAGCCTGGGGGGAGCCTTCATCGAGCGCGTCGACGGCGACCCGTCGACCGTCGTCGGGATGTCGCTGTCGACCCTCCGAGGGCTCGTCCGGGAACTCGGCGTCGACTGGACGTCGCTGTGGAATACGACGGACCCCTCGCTCGAACCCTCCACACCGTTGTAG
- a CDS encoding purine-nucleoside phosphorylase, producing MSVTTDNPLDDPIADPFAIAAEAAADIARLTGVAQHDIALTLGSGWGKAAELIGETTAVVSATDVTGFSKPALEGHVGTLRSVRTPKGRNVLVIGARTHFYEGHGARRVVHSVRTAAATGARTMVLTNGAGGIRHTWKPGQPVLISDHINLTSASPLEGATFIDLTDLYATRLRDLARSIDPSLDEGVYCQFRGPQYETPAEVRMAKAIGGDIVGMSTALEAIAARQAGMEILGFSLITNMAAGIQTTPLSHQEVIEAGREAEPVISSLLARVIGEL from the coding sequence ATGTCAGTCACCACCGATAACCCCCTCGACGACCCGATTGCGGACCCGTTCGCGATCGCCGCCGAGGCCGCCGCCGACATCGCCCGCCTGACGGGCGTCGCGCAGCACGACATCGCTCTCACCCTCGGAAGCGGGTGGGGCAAGGCGGCCGAGCTCATCGGAGAGACGACGGCCGTCGTGTCCGCCACCGACGTCACGGGCTTCAGCAAGCCGGCGCTCGAGGGCCACGTGGGAACACTCCGGAGCGTCCGGACCCCGAAGGGTCGGAACGTGCTCGTGATCGGCGCTCGCACCCACTTCTACGAGGGACACGGCGCGCGCCGTGTCGTCCACAGCGTCCGCACGGCCGCTGCGACCGGCGCGCGGACGATGGTCCTCACCAACGGCGCGGGCGGAATCCGGCACACGTGGAAGCCGGGACAGCCCGTCCTCATCAGCGATCACATCAATCTCACCTCCGCGTCTCCCCTCGAGGGTGCGACCTTCATCGACCTCACCGACCTGTACGCGACGCGTCTGCGTGACCTTGCCCGCTCGATCGATCCCTCGCTCGACGAAGGCGTGTACTGCCAGTTCCGCGGCCCCCAGTACGAGACCCCCGCCGAGGTGCGGATGGCCAAGGCGATCGGCGGAGACATCGTCGGCATGTCGACCGCACTCGAAGCGATCGCCGCCCGGCAGGCGGGCATGGAGATCCTCGGCTTCTCGCTCATCACCAACATGGCCGCCGGCATCCAGACGACTCCCCTGAGCCATCAGGAGGTGATCGAGGCGGGCCGCGAGGCGGAGCCCGTCATCTCATCGCTCCTGGCTCGAGTGATCGGCGAGCTGTGA
- a CDS encoding NAD(P)H-quinone dehydrogenase, translating to MDDMTLSFERTQSVAIVGGGPGGYEAAIAAAQLGAEVTLVERAGVGGSAVITDVVPSKTLIATADAAVAARSAGDLGVQLFAKGGDGKPLQPEVAINLAAVNRRLLALARQQSDDMRASLVEAGVRIISGHGRLEGDRGVIVSTGPGGTDFDRIEADTLVVSVGASPRELPSAKPDNDRILTWTQLYDMKSIPEHLIVVGSGVTGAEFAGAYMNLGSKVTLISSRDQVLPGEDSDAAAVIERVFKRGGMTLLSKSRADKVENLGDRVVATLSDGRTVEGSHCLMAVGSIPNTAGIGLEEAGIQMTESGHIQVNRVARTSVPNVYAAGDCTTFVPLASVASMQGRTAVFHALGDVVIPLERRRITSNIFTSPEIATIGWQQKDIEDGKIAGVVHKLPLAANPRAKMMGVKDGFVKLIARQGSGSVIGGVIVAPRASELIYPIAIAVERRLTVDQVSRVFAVYPSLAASITDAARAMHVVDHTIYGEA from the coding sequence ATGGACGACATGACGTTGAGCTTCGAGCGCACGCAGTCCGTCGCGATCGTCGGCGGAGGTCCCGGGGGCTACGAAGCGGCGATCGCCGCGGCGCAGCTCGGCGCCGAGGTGACCCTCGTCGAGCGGGCGGGGGTGGGTGGCTCGGCCGTCATCACCGACGTCGTCCCGTCCAAGACGCTGATCGCAACGGCGGATGCCGCGGTCGCCGCCCGCAGCGCGGGTGATCTGGGCGTCCAGCTCTTCGCGAAGGGCGGCGACGGCAAGCCGCTCCAGCCCGAGGTCGCGATCAACCTCGCCGCTGTCAATCGTCGGCTCCTCGCCCTCGCGCGGCAGCAGTCCGACGACATGCGGGCGTCGCTCGTCGAAGCGGGCGTCCGCATCATCTCGGGCCACGGCCGGCTCGAAGGCGACCGCGGCGTCATCGTCTCGACGGGCCCCGGCGGCACCGACTTCGATCGCATCGAGGCCGACACGCTCGTCGTCTCGGTGGGGGCATCCCCCCGCGAGCTCCCCAGTGCGAAGCCCGACAACGACCGCATCCTGACGTGGACCCAGCTCTACGACATGAAGTCGATCCCCGAGCACCTCATCGTCGTGGGGTCCGGTGTGACGGGCGCGGAGTTCGCGGGCGCCTACATGAACCTCGGGTCCAAGGTGACCCTGATCTCGAGCCGCGACCAGGTGCTCCCCGGTGAGGATTCCGACGCGGCGGCCGTCATCGAGCGCGTCTTCAAGCGCGGCGGGATGACACTCTTGTCGAAGTCGCGCGCCGACAAGGTCGAGAATCTCGGCGATCGGGTCGTCGCGACCCTCTCCGATGGACGCACGGTGGAAGGCAGCCACTGCCTCATGGCGGTCGGTTCCATCCCCAACACGGCCGGGATCGGGCTCGAAGAAGCGGGCATCCAGATGACCGAGTCGGGCCACATCCAGGTCAATCGGGTCGCGCGCACCTCCGTGCCCAATGTCTACGCCGCGGGTGACTGCACGACCTTCGTGCCCCTCGCCTCGGTCGCGTCGATGCAGGGGCGGACGGCGGTCTTCCACGCCCTCGGTGACGTCGTCATCCCTCTCGAGCGTCGCCGCATCACCTCGAACATCTTCACGTCGCCCGAGATCGCGACGATCGGCTGGCAGCAGAAGGACATCGAAGACGGCAAGATCGCGGGCGTCGTGCACAAGCTGCCGCTCGCCGCGAACCCCCGCGCGAAGATGATGGGCGTCAAGGACGGCTTCGTCAAGCTCATCGCGCGGCAGGGGTCGGGGAGCGTCATCGGCGGTGTCATCGTCGCCCCGCGCGCGTCGGAGCTGATCTATCCCATCGCGATCGCCGTCGAGCGGCGCCTCACGGTCGACCAGGTATCGCGTGTCTTCGCGGTGTATCCGTCGCTCGCGGCGAGCATCACTGACGCCGCCCGCGCCATGCACGTCGTCGACCACACGATCTACGGCGAGGCGTGA
- a CDS encoding biotin carboxylase N-terminal domain-containing protein translates to MPQTASAKIQKVLIANRGEIAVRIARAARDAGKSAVAVYADQDRDALHVRLADEAYALDGSTSADTYLSIDKLLSVARRSGADAVHPGYGFLAENADFARAVIGAGLIWIGPSPDAIEALGDKVTARHVAEKVGAPLAPGTPGPVDGADEVIAFAEEFGLPIAIKAAYGGGGRGLKVARTLEEVPEMFDSATREAISAFGRGECFVEKYLDKPRHVETQCLADAAGNVVVISTRDCSLQRRHQKLVEEAPAPFLSDEQVKTLYDASKAILREVGYIGAGTCEFLIGADGTISFLEVNTRLQVEHPVSEEITGTDLVREQFRIAEGEEIGYDDPVAEGHSIEFRINGEDPGRGFLPQPGPIHVFKTFGGPGIRLDSGVTAGDTVSGAFDSLLAKIIVTGRDRAEALQRARRALDEFEVAGLPTVLPFHRKVVRDPAFTAEDGRFGVFTRWIETEFVNDIAPWDGELEAPKPAEARHTVVVEVAGKRLEVSLPDRLLASPGAVGRPAVVPPSRRSHATSVVAGASGDAVKAPMQATIVKVAVEHGQQVVKGDLVIVLEAMKMEQPIQAHKDGVIGAIDAAPGTTVSAGHQLLTIS, encoded by the coding sequence ATGCCTCAGACCGCTTCGGCGAAGATCCAGAAGGTTCTCATCGCGAATCGCGGTGAGATCGCTGTCCGCATCGCACGCGCCGCCCGCGATGCCGGCAAGTCCGCCGTCGCCGTCTACGCCGACCAGGATCGGGATGCCCTGCACGTCAGGCTCGCCGACGAGGCGTACGCGCTCGACGGCTCCACGAGCGCCGACACCTACCTGTCGATCGACAAGCTTCTCTCCGTCGCTCGTCGCTCCGGCGCCGACGCCGTGCACCCCGGCTACGGCTTCCTCGCCGAGAACGCCGACTTCGCGCGTGCCGTGATCGGCGCGGGCCTCATCTGGATCGGCCCGTCGCCCGACGCGATCGAAGCGCTCGGCGACAAGGTCACCGCGCGGCACGTCGCCGAGAAGGTCGGCGCCCCGCTCGCCCCCGGCACGCCCGGACCCGTCGACGGCGCCGACGAGGTCATCGCCTTCGCCGAGGAGTTCGGCCTTCCGATCGCCATCAAGGCCGCATACGGCGGCGGCGGGCGCGGGCTCAAAGTCGCCCGCACGCTCGAGGAAGTCCCCGAGATGTTCGACTCCGCGACGCGCGAGGCCATCAGCGCCTTCGGACGCGGGGAGTGCTTCGTGGAGAAGTACCTCGACAAGCCGCGCCACGTCGAGACCCAGTGCCTCGCGGATGCCGCGGGCAACGTCGTCGTGATCTCGACGCGCGACTGCTCGCTGCAGCGCCGCCACCAGAAGCTCGTCGAGGAGGCCCCCGCGCCGTTCCTCAGCGACGAGCAGGTGAAAACCCTCTACGACGCCTCGAAGGCGATCCTCCGCGAGGTCGGGTACATCGGTGCGGGAACGTGCGAGTTCCTCATCGGCGCCGACGGGACGATCTCGTTCCTCGAAGTCAACACGCGCCTGCAGGTCGAGCACCCCGTCTCGGAAGAGATCACGGGAACGGACCTCGTCCGCGAGCAGTTCCGCATCGCCGAGGGCGAGGAGATCGGATACGACGATCCCGTCGCGGAAGGCCACTCGATCGAGTTCCGGATCAACGGCGAAGACCCGGGTCGCGGGTTCCTCCCGCAGCCCGGCCCGATCCACGTCTTCAAGACGTTCGGGGGCCCCGGCATCCGTCTGGATTCCGGCGTCACGGCAGGCGACACCGTCTCGGGAGCGTTCGATTCGCTGCTGGCCAAGATCATCGTGACAGGACGCGACCGCGCCGAAGCGCTGCAGCGCGCACGGCGGGCCCTCGACGAGTTCGAGGTGGCGGGTCTTCCGACCGTCCTGCCCTTCCATCGCAAGGTCGTCCGCGACCCCGCCTTCACCGCAGAGGACGGCCGGTTCGGCGTCTTCACGCGATGGATCGAGACGGAGTTCGTCAACGACATCGCGCCGTGGGATGGCGAACTCGAAGCCCCCAAGCCCGCCGAAGCGCGCCACACCGTGGTGGTCGAGGTGGCCGGCAAGCGCCTCGAGGTGAGCCTCCCCGATCGACTCCTCGCCTCACCCGGAGCGGTGGGTCGACCCGCGGTCGTGCCGCCGTCCCGCCGCTCGCACGCGACGTCCGTCGTCGCAGGAGCCTCGGGAGACGCCGTCAAGGCCCCCATGCAGGCGACGATCGTGAAGGTCGCCGTCGAACACGGACAGCAGGTCGTCAAGGGCGACCTCGTCATCGTTCTCGAAGCGATGAAGATGGAGCAGCCGATTCAGGCCCACAAGGACGGCGTCATCGGCGCGATCGACGCCGCCCCCGGCACGACGGTCTCCGCCGGCCACCAGCTGCTCACGATCAGCTGA